TACGAGCTGGCCGGGGACCTGCCCCAGGCGCACCGCTGGACGGCGATCGGGATGACCCGCGCGGCGCTGCTGGCCGACGACGAGCTGGACGAGCAGGAGCTGGCCCGGCTCACGAGCGTGCGCAGCCGGGTGCGGCTGGCGCTGGGGATGCCGACCGACTGAGCGGTGTGCGGCCCCGCACGGGGCGGGGCCGCGACGGCCACTACTTCTTCTTGGCCTTGGCCTTCTTGCCCTTGGCCTTCACCTTGAGCTGCTTGGCCTTCGCCTTGAGCTTGTCGGTGGCCTTGTCGACCTTCTTGCCCGCCTTCTTGCCGGCCTTGCTCTTGTCCTTCTTGTCCTTGGCCATGCCGGGGTCCTCTCCCTGGATCGCGCTCCGGTGCGGAGTTCACCAGGAGTTCTACCAAACGGCCTTACACCGTCAGCCTGGCGATCGAGCCCACCTCCACCCCTCGTGGTGATCATGGGGTTGTTGCCAGGGACGCGCCGAACGCCCGCGCGTCCACCGGCGAGGACCCCATGATCAACCGCCAGGAGGCGTCAGAGCTGGGGCACGCACTCCCCTGCGCCCAGGCGGGCGAGGCCGGCGAGGTCGCCCTCGGCGAAGTCGAGCAGGCCGCCCCGGGTGGTGGCGTACATGAGCTGCTGGGTGTCCCAGACGTGCTGCAGGCCGACGACGTGGCCCAGCTCGTGCAGCAGGATCGAGCGGGCGATCGCCGCGCCCCGGTCGGTCTCGACGAGCGAGGCGAACTCGGGGCCGTCGAGGGTGACGTTGCCGCTGACGTAGACCCGGGTGCCGTCGGCCGGCGCCGCCCAGGCGCTGCCGCCCAGGCCGGCGACGTCCCCGGCCAGCGCCGGCAGCTGCTCGGGGGTGCGCCAGCCGACCAGCACCGGCGCCCAGCGGTCGCCGTACCGGTCGGGCTGGAAGACCGGGCGGGCATCGCTGGGCAGCTCGTCGGTGACGCCCTCGAAGCGGAACTGCAGCCCGGTGGTGTCCTGCATCCGCACCAGCGCGTCCTGCACCATCGCCTCCGCGCCGACCGGGGCGCCGTCCAGGTTGACCACCACGTCGACCGGCCGGCAGGGGTCGTAGGCGACCGGGGTGGTGTCGTCGGCCTGCAGGGTGACGAAGGCGAAGGAGTCGCTGTCGGGTGCCTCGGGCGGGGCGCCGAGCGGCGCGTCCGCGGCGCCGACGCCGGGGGTCGGGAAGTCGCTGGGGGCCGCCGGCTGCTCGGTGACGGCCTCGGGGGCGGCGGTCGGCGGCGCCGTCACCGTCGACCGGTCGTAGAGCACCACCCCGGTGACGACGGCGACGAGCACGACCAGCGCAAGCACGGTCCGACCGCGACGCCGTTTCCTGGGCGGCAGCGGGAGGGGCTCGTCTGCGAACCAGTCGCGGCCGGTGACCCCCATCGGGACCCGGCCCTCGGCCTCGTCGAGCACCCACTGCGGCACGCGCCCGGACGCCGAGACACGCAGCGGCTGCGTGCTGTCGTGCTCGGTCACTGCTGCTCCCGTCCCCCGTGAGCCCTCAGTGTCCCGGATGCACCGCAGGAGCTGCGGTCACTCGCAGCCGACGCCGTCCCCGTCCCGGTCCAGACCGGCTCGGTAGCCGGGGTCACCGCGGAACACCGGGGCCGCGCCCGCCGCGCGGGCCGCGTCGCAGTTCTCGAAGTAGGCACCCGCCGGAGCCGGCGCCGGAGCAGGGGCAGGGGCCGGGGTGGGGGCCGGGGCCGGGGCCGGGGGCACGGTGGTGACCGGGGCCGGAGCGGGCGCCGGGGCCGGGGCCGGGACGACGGGAGCCGTCGTCGTCCGGGGGGGCAGCGGTCGGGGCAGGAGTGCCGGGCGCCGCGGTGGCGACCGGCGCGGGGAGCACCGCGACGACACCGTCGGGCAGCAGCTGGTCGGGGCAGCTGGAGAGCACGGTCGCCATCGCGTTGTGCTCGGCCTGCGTCGTCCACAGGCCGTAACTGACCTTCACCGCGACCTGCCGGGCCACGTAGTCGCAGCGGTAGGAGCGGTTCGGCGGCAGCCAGGTCGCGGTGTCGCCGTCCCCCTTCTGCTGGTTGAGCCGACCGTCGACGGCGAGCAGGTTCAGCGGGTCGTTGGCGAACTGGGTCCGCCGGGTGTCGTCCCAGCCCTGCGCGCCGGTCTGCCAGCTGTTGGACAACGAGACGACGTGGTCGATCTGGACGAGCTCGCTGGTGCCCTGGCCGCGCTGGAAGGTCAGGGTGACCCCGGCGTAGGGCTCGGCGAGGGTGCCGGAGAGGACGACGCAGTCCCGGGTGCCGGCCTTGAACGCCTCCCCGGTGAGGTCACGGGCGAGGACGTCGTTGCGGGTGTCGCACCCGTTGCGGTCGGTGTCGACCCAGCCGGCTCCGAACAGGTCCCGCTCGTAGCCCGTCTTGGGGGCGCGCCCCTGGACCGGGAGGGCGGCGAGCGCGGCCAGAGCGGTCGTGGGACCGGCGGCGGCCACGACCGACGCGGCGTCGGCGTCGCTGAGCAGCCCGGTCCCCGGGTCGCGGGTGGCGGCGGTGCCCTCGTCGGTCTCCGCCAGGGCCGCTGCTTCGTCCGCCGCGGCGGCCTCGAGCTCGACGTCGGTGGTGGGCGCCGCGGCGCTGGTCGGGGCGGTCGAGGCGGTCGGCGCCACCTCGGGGTCCCCGCCGGCGGCGACGCCGATGCCGAGCAGCACGGCGATCGCGGCCACCGCGGCGAGGAGTGCCGTCTTCATGCGACGGGGACGTCTGGGCTCGGCAGAGGAGGCCGGGGTCGCCGACGGTGCCACGTGCCGCGGCCATGAGGGCACCACAGGCGCAGCCGGCACCGGCAGCGGCGCCCGACCTCCGTCGGCGATCACGACGAAGGCGTCGAGCACCTCGGTGGGGAACGCGGTGTCGAAGCGGAAGTGCACGTCACGGGCCCGGACGTCGGCGCCGGGCACCTGCATCGCCTGCTGGCGCACGGCGGTCCCGTTCGAGCTCAGCTTGGCCCCGTCCAGGTACAGGACGACGTCGTGCCCGGCCCCTCCACGGACCAGCCGCAAGTACTTCGCCTTCCCGTTCGGTGGCACGACGTCGAACCCCAACCGGGCGGCGCGGGCGGCGACGGCGCGGGCGGGAGTTCCGGGTGTCGCGGCCTCGAAGCCGGTGAGCAGTGCCTCGACGGCATCGGACGACATGCGGTGTTTCCCCCGTGACTGTTCTCTGGACGAGCACGGCGATCCTGCGGGGTCTCGGTGGCGACAGGCCGGTCCGACACGCATCGCCATCCCGGGTGCCCCACCCGCCTCACCGATGAGTCCGTGGGCCCGACGGAGTCCAGCCGAGGACACCCCCACCGACAGGAGAGCCCGATGACCATCACGAACGCACTGGCCAGCCTCGCCGTCTCCGACCTGGACCGCGCCGAGCGCTGGTACGCCACCCTGTTCGACCGCGCCCCCGACGCCCGCCCGATGGACGGCCTGCTGGAGTGGCACCTGCCCGACGGCGGCGTCCAGGTGTTCCTCGAGGCCGACCGGGCCGGGCGGTCCGGCGTCACGCTGGCCACCGACGACCTGGACGCGGTGGTCGCGGCGCTGACCGCGGCCGGGATCGACCACGACGGTCCCCAGCAGGCGACGGCGTCCCGGCTGCTGCAGCTGGCCGACCCGGACGGCAACCGGGTCGTACTGACCGGAGCCTGACCGCCGACAAGGCAGGCTGTCCCCCGTGCAGCACATCGGGATCGACCTCGCCTGGGGGTTCAAGTCGCCCACCGGGCTCGCGGTGCTCGACGACGACGGGCGGCTGGTGCACGTCTCCGCCGTCCGCACCGACGAGCAGATCGAGGCCGCGCTCGCCCCGTTCGTCGCCGGCCCCTGCATCGTGGCCATCGACGCACCGCTGCTGGTCACCAACGCGACGGGCAACCGGGACGCCGAGAAGGAGCTCAACGCCGACTTCGCGAAGTTCCAGGCCGGGGCGCACCCGACCAACCAGGGCAAGCCCGAGTTCACCGACGGCGACACCCGCGGCGGCCGGCTGGCCCGTCGGCTCGGACTGGACCTGAACCCCCGCTCGGGCCGGGAACGGCGCGGCATCGAGGTCTACCCGCACGCGGCGACCGTCTCGCTGTTCCGGCTGGGCAAGACGCTGAAGTACAAGAACAAGCCGGGCCGGGAGTTCCCCCAGCTGCAGGCCGAGTTGCTCGTGCTCATGGACCACCTGGCCGCGGTGTCGGAGCTGCAGCTGGGCTCGCTGTTCGCCGACCTGCGCGACCAGGTGGTCACGGCGACGAAGAAGTCGCAGCTGCGGGTGGTCGAGGACCAGGTCGACGCGGTCGTCTGCGCGTACGTGGGTTGGATCGCCGTCCGCCGTCCGGACGACGTGACCACCTACGGCGACGCGACGTCGGGCGCGATCGTCACCCCCACCCTGCCCTCGGACCTGCTGCCGCTGAAGGCCACACCCCCACCCGACCTGGACCCGGTGCCGCGTGCCATCCAGGCCTACGCCGACACCTACCCGGAGACCGTCACCGCTGCAGAATCGGCGTTGGCCCTGGTCAGCGGTCTGCTCAACGAGGCTGGGATCAACTACCTGTCGGTGACCGGGCGGGCGAAGACGATCGCCTCCTACGCGGAGAAGGCGACGCGGGAGATGGACGGCGTCCGGCTGTACGCCGACCCGGCCACCGAGATCGGCGACGTGATCGGCGTCCGGGTGATCACCTACGTGCAGAGCGACGTCGTCGTGGTGGCCGAGCTGCTCGCCGAGCAGGTGGTGGTGCTCGACGACCGCGACCTCGCCTCGCAGACCGCACGCGAGGGCCGGTTCGGCTACGCCAGCCGGCACCTGCAGATCGCCGTCGACCCCGCCCGCGCCGACGAGTGGCCGGCGCTGCGCGACCGGCGGGTGCAGGTCCAGGTGCGCACCGTGCTGCAGCACGCGTGGGCCGAGTTCGAGCACGACATCCGCTACAAGGGCACGGTGCCCGCCGAGCACGCCTCGGAGTTCGACCGCCGGTTCACCCTGGCCGCGGGCCTGCTGGAGCTCGCCGACCAGGAGTTCACCGCGATCCGCGAGCGGCTGCGCGCCCCGGCGATCGAGGCCACCGAGGACGAGGACCCCGACGACCCGCGCATCGCCCCCCGCGAGCTGGCCGCCTTCCTGGCCGGCCAGTACGCCGACGCCGACTGGTCCCGCCCGGACCACTACGACTGGATCTCCGGCCTGCTCCTCGAGCTGGGCGTGACGTCGCTGGTGGAGCTGGGTGACGTGCTCCGGACGGCGGACGACGCCGCGATCGCCGAGAAGATGGGCTACCGGTACCCGCCGGGCGCCGTCCGCCGGCTCGACGACGCGCTGCTGTCGGCGTTCGGGGAGCGGTACGTGGAGCTGCACGGCAACGCGCACCGGGCGCCGGCGCTGCGGGCGAGGCTGGAGAAGCTCACCGGGCGATGAGTCCCGGGCCGCGGCCCGGTCCTCCTCGCATGGGAATCGTGACGACGTCGGCATCGGTGTCCGTGGACGGCTTCATCGCCCACGACGACGACACCCCCGGGCACCTCTTCGACTGGTACGGCAGTGGGGACGTCGAGGTGCCCAACGCCGGGGACCTCCCGCCGTTCCGGCTGAGCCGGGCGAGCGCCGACCACTGGACGACGTGGCGCGCGTCGCTGGGTGCGCTGGTCGTCGGGCGCCGGTTGTTCGACCTGACCGACGGCTGGCACGGGGTGCACCCGCTGGGTGTCCCGGTCGTCGTCCTGACCCACGAGCCGCCGCTCGACTGGCAGTGGGCCGGCCCGTCGACGACGTTCGAGACCTCCCTGGGGGACGCGGTCGCGACGGCTCAGGAGCTCGCCGGGGACGCCGTCGTCGGCCTGGCCGCCGGGACGGTCGCCGGTCAGGCGCTGGCCGCGGGCCTGCTGGACCGAGTCGACATGGACCTGGTGCCCGTCGTCCTCGGGTCGGGACGCCGGTACTTCGGAGACGTCCCCCTGGACACGGTGCTGCTGGGTGACCCGACGGTGTGCTTGCAGGGCGACCGGGTCACCCACCTGTCGTTCCCGGTCAGGGCTGCGGCGCGCTGACCTGCGCGTCGTCGGACCAGCCGAGGCCCGCGACCACCTCGGCCAACGGCGCCGGCGGGCCGTACAACCAGCCCTGCCCGTAGGTGCAGCCCAGGGTGTCCAGCAGCGCTGCCTGCTCGGCGCTCTCCACGCCCTCGGCGACGACGTCCAGACCCAGCCCGGTGGCCAGCCCGACGATGCTGCGCAGCAGCTGGGCCCGCCGCGGTGAGGTGGTGATGGTGGCGATGAACGAGGAGTCGACCTTGAGGACGTCGGCCGGGAGGGTGTCCAGCCGGCTCAGCGAGGAGTAGCCGGTGCCGAAGTCGTCGATCGCGACGACGATGCCCTGGGCGCGGAGGGTGTCCAGCGCGCAGACGGCCTCGGTGGACTCGGCGTCCAGCAGACTCTCGGTCACCTCGAGCACGGTCTCGGCGGCCGGCCACCCGGTCTCGGCGAGGATCGCCCGCACGCGCTCGGGGTAGCCGGGGTCGCAGAGCTCCAGTCCGGACACGTTGACGCCCAGGCGCAGCCGCCGGCCGGTGCGGGCGTACAGGTCGGCGAGCTGGCCGGTGGCGCTGCGCAGCACGTGCTCACCGAGCGCCCCGATGAGGTGGTGCCGCTCGGCGAGGGCGATGAACTCCTCCGGCGGCACCGGGCCCACCCCGGGTCGGTTCCACCGGGCCAGGGCCTCGACGCCGAGGACGGAGTCGGTGGCCAGCTGCTGGATGGGCTGGAAGTACACGTGCACGTCCCCGGCGCGGACGGCGGCGGCCAGGTCGCTGACCAGCTGGGGGACGTCGCCGCCCTCCAGCTCGCAGCGGCCGCGCCCGGCGGCCTTGGCCGCGTAGAGCGCCTGGTCGGCGCGGCGCATCAGCTGGGCCGCGCTCTCCCCCGGCACGTGCTGGGCCACCCCCACCGAGAGCCGCAGCTCGGGGTGCCGGGCGCAGACCCCGCGCACCAGGGCGAGGGCCTCGGTGCCGGCCAGACCGGGGAGCAGCAGCGCGAACTCGTCGCCGCCGTGCCGGGCCAGCACCGCCCCCGCCGGCAGCTCCGACGTCCACGCCTCGGCGACCTGGCGGAGCACCAGGTCCCCGGCGGCGTGGCCCTGGGTGTCGTTGACCGCCTTGAAGCCGTCCAGGTCGAGCAGCGCGCCCGAGAGCGGGGCGTCGTCCCCGGTGGCGAGCAGTTCCTGCATGGCCTGGTCGAAGCCGCGGCGGTTCTTGAGGTCGGTGAGCGGGTCGCGGCTGGCACCCGAGGCGCGCAGCACCAGGCTGCGGGTGACGGTGCCCAGCGCGACGACCACTGCTTGCAGGGCCAGCGCGGTGGGGAGGGCCACATCGCCCTGCACGTGGAGGGCGAGTGTCGCGGCCACCAGGGCGCCCACCAGGTAGGCCGTGCCGACGACGAGGCTGAAGAACAGGTAGCCGACCACGACCACGAACGACATCAACGCGGCGACCACCAGCGCGCTGGCCGCGTCCGGCGCCAGCACGACGGCGACGGCGATCAGGACCACCGCGGAACTGATGGCGACGTGGAAGGCCCAGCGCGGCCAGCCACGCGCCCAGCGGTGGACGACGACCGCGCAGGCGAAGGCCGTGGCGGACAGCGTCAGGAGTGCGACCTCCTGGGCGCCGCGGGTGTCTGCGCCCCAGGTGATGAGCAGTCCGGCCAGCCCGCCGACGACGTAGAAGACGGCGATGGTGCCCGCCATCGCCCGGGGTGTGGCGACCTCGGGCGTGCGGAGCAGCTTCACCGACCCATTTCAGCACCGATCCGGTTCCGCGCCGGGGATGTCGGCGCGGTTCCCCCGGCAGGGTGACCACTGTCGCTACAGCACCCGCACGGGTGCGCCCGCCAGCCAGGCCGCGACGTCGGCGACGGCGTCGCGCCAGAAGACCTCGTAGGTGCGCTCGGTGACGTAGCCCAGGTGCGGGGTGAGGACGGCGTGGCGCAGCTCCCGTAGTGGGGAGTCCACCGGGAGCGGTTCGGTGTCGTAGACGTC
This sequence is a window from Geodermatophilaceae bacterium NBWT11. Protein-coding genes within it:
- a CDS encoding matrixin family metalloprotease, with the protein product MGVTGRDWFADEPLPLPPRKRRRGRTVLALVVLVAVVTGVVLYDRSTVTAPPTAAPEAVTEQPAAPSDFPTPGVGAADAPLGAPPEAPDSDSFAFVTLQADDTTPVAYDPCRPVDVVVNLDGAPVGAEAMVQDALVRMQDTTGLQFRFEGVTDELPSDARPVFQPDRYGDRWAPVLVGWRTPEQLPALAGDVAGLGGSAWAAPADGTRVYVSGNVTLDGPEFASLVETDRGAAIARSILLHELGHVVGLQHVWDTQQLMYATTRGGLLDFAEGDLAGLARLGAGECVPQL
- a CDS encoding DUF1524 domain-containing protein: MKTALLAAVAAIAVLLGIGVAAGGDPEVAPTASTAPTSAAAPTTDVELEAAAADEAAALAETDEGTAATRDPGTGLLSDADAASVVAAAGPTTALAALAALPVQGRAPKTGYERDLFGAGWVDTDRNGCDTRNDVLARDLTGEAFKAGTRDCVVLSGTLAEPYAGVTLTFQRGQGTSELVQIDHVVSLSNSWQTGAQGWDDTRRTQFANDPLNLLAVDGRLNQQKGDGDTATWLPPNRSYRCDYVARQVAVKVSYGLWTTQAEHNAMATVLSSCPDQLLPDGVVAVLPAPVATAAPGTPAPTAAPPDDDGSRRPGPGPGARSGPGHHRAPGPGPGPHPGPCPCSGAGSGGCLLRELRRGPRGGRGPGVPR
- a CDS encoding VOC family protein — translated: MTITNALASLAVSDLDRAERWYATLFDRAPDARPMDGLLEWHLPDGGVQVFLEADRAGRSGVTLATDDLDAVVAALTAAGIDHDGPQQATASRLLQLADPDGNRVVLTGA
- a CDS encoding DUF429 domain-containing protein, whose translation is MQHIGIDLAWGFKSPTGLAVLDDDGRLVHVSAVRTDEQIEAALAPFVAGPCIVAIDAPLLVTNATGNRDAEKELNADFAKFQAGAHPTNQGKPEFTDGDTRGGRLARRLGLDLNPRSGRERRGIEVYPHAATVSLFRLGKTLKYKNKPGREFPQLQAELLVLMDHLAAVSELQLGSLFADLRDQVVTATKKSQLRVVEDQVDAVVCAYVGWIAVRRPDDVTTYGDATSGAIVTPTLPSDLLPLKATPPPDLDPVPRAIQAYADTYPETVTAAESALALVSGLLNEAGINYLSVTGRAKTIASYAEKATREMDGVRLYADPATEIGDVIGVRVITYVQSDVVVVAELLAEQVVVLDDRDLASQTAREGRFGYASRHLQIAVDPARADEWPALRDRRVQVQVRTVLQHAWAEFEHDIRYKGTVPAEHASEFDRRFTLAAGLLELADQEFTAIRERLRAPAIEATEDEDPDDPRIAPRELAAFLAGQYADADWSRPDHYDWISGLLLELGVTSLVELGDVLRTADDAAIAEKMGYRYPPGAVRRLDDALLSAFGERYVELHGNAHRAPALRARLEKLTGR
- a CDS encoding dihydrofolate reductase, translated to MGIVTTSASVSVDGFIAHDDDTPGHLFDWYGSGDVEVPNAGDLPPFRLSRASADHWTTWRASLGALVVGRRLFDLTDGWHGVHPLGVPVVVLTHEPPLDWQWAGPSTTFETSLGDAVATAQELAGDAVVGLAAGTVAGQALAAGLLDRVDMDLVPVVLGSGRRYFGDVPLDTVLLGDPTVCLQGDRVTHLSFPVRAAAR
- a CDS encoding bifunctional diguanylate cyclase/phosphodiesterase; its protein translation is MKLLRTPEVATPRAMAGTIAVFYVVGGLAGLLITWGADTRGAQEVALLTLSATAFACAVVVHRWARGWPRWAFHVAISSAVVLIAVAVVLAPDAASALVVAALMSFVVVVGYLFFSLVVGTAYLVGALVAATLALHVQGDVALPTALALQAVVVALGTVTRSLVLRASGASRDPLTDLKNRRGFDQAMQELLATGDDAPLSGALLDLDGFKAVNDTQGHAAGDLVLRQVAEAWTSELPAGAVLARHGGDEFALLLPGLAGTEALALVRGVCARHPELRLSVGVAQHVPGESAAQLMRRADQALYAAKAAGRGRCELEGGDVPQLVSDLAAAVRAGDVHVYFQPIQQLATDSVLGVEALARWNRPGVGPVPPEEFIALAERHHLIGALGEHVLRSATGQLADLYARTGRRLRLGVNVSGLELCDPGYPERVRAILAETGWPAAETVLEVTESLLDAESTEAVCALDTLRAQGIVVAIDDFGTGYSSLSRLDTLPADVLKVDSSFIATITTSPRRAQLLRSIVGLATGLGLDVVAEGVESAEQAALLDTLGCTYGQGWLYGPPAPLAEVVAGLGWSDDAQVSAPQP